One segment of Salvelinus alpinus chromosome 1, SLU_Salpinus.1, whole genome shotgun sequence DNA contains the following:
- the LOC139573967 gene encoding interferon-induced protein 44-like — protein sequence MTLIWDIIEYLRNLILWITGMWLFKSTTPPMPTAVFEKEWRITPWGQKEVILQKLKDYVPGNPDIKSIRVLLHGPVGAGKSSLINFINSVFQGHITSIALADSAIAGESFTIKYQTHKIETGKHGIYYPIVFNDVMGLEESSGKGVHKDDIINALKGHVKEGHKFNPMSPLSEEDPGYIKIPSSEDRVHCLVSVMPADKMAFLRESVIQKMRDIRLAAAEKGIPQMVILTRVDEACPSVRKDVKNIYLSKYIKEKMEQCSAKLGVPVNCILPVKNYHEEIDLNEDMDVLLLRALRQMVDFADDFIKNIPLKITPKED from the exons ATGACACTTATTTGGGACATCATTGAATACTTGAGAAATCTTATTCTTTggataacag GGATGTGGCTGTTTAAATCAACTACACCACCTATGCCTACTGCAG tttttgaaAAGGAATGGAGGATCACACCCTGGGG TCAGAAAGAGGTAATACTGCAGAAATTGAAAGACTATGTTCCTGGAAACCCTGATATTAAGAGTATCCGAGTCTTGCTCCATGGACCAGTCGGAGCGGGCAAGTCCAGCCTTATCAACTTCATCAACAGTGTCTTTCAGGGTCACATTACCAGCATCGCACTAGCTGACAGTGCTATTGCAGGTGAAAGCTTCACCATAAAA TACCAAACCCACAAAATTGAAACAGGGAAACATGGAATCTACTACCCCATCGTCTTCAATGATGTCATGGGTCTGGAGGAAAGCAGTGGCAAAGGTGTGCATAAGGATGACATCATCAACGCCCTAAAGGGCCATGTAAAAGAGGGCCACAAG TTTAATCCAATGTCACCATTATCAGAAGAGGATCCTGGCTACATAAAGATCCCCAGTTCAGAAGACAGAGTTCACTGTCTAGTCAGTGTCATGCCAGCTGATAAAATGGCTTTCTTGAGAGAAAGTGTAATCCAGAAGATGAGGGACATCAGACTAGCTGCCGCCGAAAAAG GGATTCCCCAAATGGTTATTCTCACCAGAGTGGATGAAGCCTGTCCATCAGTAAGGAAAGACGTGAAGAACATCTATCTGAGCAAGTACATAAAGGAGAAG ATGGAGCAGTGCAGTGCCAAACTGGGAGTACCAGTGAACTGCATCCTGCCTGTGAAGAACTACCATGAGGAAATCGACTtgaatgaagacatggatgtgcTGCTATTGAGAGCACTGAGGCAGATGGTGGACTTTGCAGATGACTTCATCAAAAATATCCCTCTCAAAATAACCCCAAAAG AGGACTAA